A region from the Rosa rugosa chromosome 6, drRosRugo1.1, whole genome shotgun sequence genome encodes:
- the LOC133718610 gene encoding protein NRT1/ PTR FAMILY 7.2-like, whose translation MAGLDTFKDQQGYEEEKNQTMTETCTMDGAVDWNGRPAIRGRTGSWVAAFLILANQGLATLAFFGVGVNLVLFLTRVLGQDNAEAANNVSKWTGTVYMFSLLGAFLSDAYWGRYKTCAIFQVIFVIGLTLLSVTTYLFLLNPKGCGDEQSPCRDHSNFEFTLFYISIYLIALGNGGYQPTIATFGADQFDEDDPKESHSKIAFFSYFYLALNLGSLFSNTILGYFEDKGIWTVGFWASTGSAGMALILFLCGTPRYRHFEPQGNPLSRLCHVLVAATRKWKVKITSDGDDHLYEEHGKQCSENQSRKILHTQGIKFLDRAAIVTSEELKQIDRCSPNPWRLCTVTQVEEVKCVLRLLPIWLCTILYSVVFTQMASLFVEQGAVMKTTISKFHIPPASMSSFDILSVATFIFIYRRVLDPLVARVRKKGLTELQRMGIGLVIAIMAMISAGVVECFRLKYARTNCAATDCESPSSLSIFWQVPQYVLVGASEVFMYVGQLEFFNSQAPDGLKSFGSALCMTSISLGNYVSSLLVTIVMKFSSRDDMSGWIPGNLNKGHLDRFYFLLAALTTADLMVYIVCAKWYKYIKFESKGGDGHNENIWQAELGV comes from the exons ATGGCCGGCTTAGATACTTTCAAAGACCAGCAG ggctatgaagaagaaaaaaaccaaaCGATGACAGAAACTTGTACAATGGATGGAGCCGTTGATTGGAATGGCCGCCCTGCAATCCGAGGGAGAACTGGTTCTTGGGTTGCTGCATTTCTCATATTAG CGAATCAAGGATTGGCAACATTGGCATTCTTTGGAGTAGGAGTGAACTTGGTATTGTTCTTGACAAGGGTACTGGGACAAGACAACGCTGAGGCTGCAAACAATGTCAGCAAATGGACCGGAACAGTCTACATGTTCTCTCTTCTTGGGGCTTTTCTTAGTGATGCTTACTGGGGGAGATACAAAACTTGTGCCATCTTTCAAGTTATTTTTGTCATT GGCTTGACATTATTGTCAGTAACAACCTACCTATTCCTGCTCAATCCTAAAGGTTGCGGTGATGAGCAATCTCCATGTAGAGACCATTCGAATTTTGAATTCACATTGTTTTACATCTCCATATATCTCATTGCACTAGGGAATGGAGGCTACCAACCTACCATAGCTACATTTGGAGCGGACCAGTTTGATGAGGACGACCCCAAAGAAAGTCACTCGAAAATTGCCTTCTTCAGCTATTTCTACTTGGCTTTGAATCTTGGCTCCCTCTTTTCTAACACAATATTAGGGTATTTTGAGGATAAAGGAATATGGACTGTAGGGTTTTGGGCATCTACAGGCTCTGCTGGCATGGCattgattttgtttctttgcGGAACTCCAAGGTATAGGCATTTTGAGCCTCAGGGCAATCCTCTTTCTAGGTTATGTCACGTGCTGGTTGCTGCAACAAGAAAATGGAAGGTCAAGATCACGTCAGATGGAGATGATCATTTGTATGAGGAACATGGGAAACAATGCTCTGAAAATCAGAGTAGGAAAATACTTCACACCCAAGGAATCAA GTTCTTGGATAGAGCAGCAATCGTCACATCAGAGGAGTTGAAACAAATAGACAGATGTTCTCCAAATCCATGGCGGCTTTGCACAGTGACACAAGTAGAAGAAGTTAAATGTGTACTGAGATTACTTCCAATTTGGCTATGTACAATATTATACTCAGTTGTTTTCACACAAATGGCCTCCCTCTTTGTAGAACAAGGTGCTGTAATGAAAACCACCATCTCCAAGTTCCACATTCCCCCAGCGAGCATGTCAAGTTTCGACATCCTTAGCGTGGCAACTTTTATCTTCATTTACCGGCGAGTTCTCGACCCACTGGTTGCCAGGGTACGGAAAAAAGGACTCACCGAGCTTCAAAGAATGGGGATTGGTCTTGTCATTGCCATCATGGCTATGATCTCAGCAGGAGTTGTGGAATGTTTTAGGTTAAAATATGCAAGAACAAATTGCGCCGCTACCGATTGTGAGAGTCCAAGTTCATTGAGTATATTTTGGCAAGTTCCTCAATACGTGCTTGTCGGAGCTTCCGAAGTGTTCATGTACGTGGGTCAGCTAGAATTCTTCAACAGTCAAGCACCTGATGGGTTAAAGAGCTTTGGTAGTGCACTTTGCATGACTTCAATATCACTTGGAAACTATGTGAGTAGTTTGCTGGTTACGATAGTGATGAAGTTTTCTAGTAGGGATGATATGAGTGGATGGATCCCTGGAAACCTTAACAAAGGTCATCTGGATAGGTTTTACTTTCTCTTAGCAGCTTTGACTACTGCTGATCTCATGGTCTATATAGTTTGTGCCAAGTGGTACAAGTATATCAAGTTTGAATCAAAGGGAGGAGATGGCCACAATGAAAATATTTGGCAAGCTGAACTTGGAGTCTGA